A portion of the Deinococcus peraridilitoris DSM 19664 genome contains these proteins:
- a CDS encoding SIS domain-containing protein translates to MPTTNPLMLQETREAPQVVERLLRENAPLVQDLIREVRSRDPLHVVTVARGSSDHACTVLKYAIEASLGLSVGSAAPSVHTLYGRSLRLERALVLAVSQSGASPDVVESVTRARACGALTVAFVNQEDSDLARAAEFVLPLRAGTEQAVAATKSYLASLAAGLQLVAALADDRTLSGALEVLPDTLAATLLLEDVASERAERYRYAETMVVLGRGAHFGVALESALKLKETSGLMAEAYSAAEFLHGPVRVVEAGFPILALQARDETAASTADAYRALSEKAVELLLVGAEAPLPAPLRLITPASGHGWTDTLPSALSVYLLAGHLALARGLDPDAPPSLRKVTLTR, encoded by the coding sequence ATGCCCACCACGAACCCCTTGATGCTGCAGGAAACCCGCGAGGCGCCCCAGGTCGTTGAGCGCCTGCTGCGCGAAAACGCCCCGCTCGTTCAGGACCTCATCCGTGAAGTGCGGTCCCGTGATCCCCTGCACGTCGTGACCGTGGCGCGTGGCAGCAGCGATCACGCCTGCACGGTGCTCAAGTACGCCATCGAGGCGTCCCTGGGGTTGAGCGTCGGCAGCGCGGCGCCCAGCGTACACACCCTCTACGGCCGCTCATTGCGCCTGGAACGCGCGCTGGTGCTGGCGGTGTCGCAGTCGGGGGCGTCACCCGACGTGGTGGAGAGCGTCACGCGCGCCCGCGCGTGCGGCGCCCTGACCGTCGCGTTTGTCAATCAGGAGGACTCCGATCTGGCGCGCGCTGCCGAGTTCGTGCTGCCGTTGCGTGCCGGCACCGAGCAGGCGGTCGCGGCCACCAAAAGCTACCTCGCCAGCCTCGCCGCCGGACTGCAACTCGTGGCTGCCCTGGCAGACGACCGAACGCTTTCGGGCGCGCTGGAGGTCTTGCCCGATACCCTCGCGGCGACGCTGCTGCTCGAAGACGTGGCAAGTGAGCGGGCCGAGCGCTACCGCTACGCCGAAACCATGGTGGTTCTCGGCCGGGGCGCGCACTTCGGGGTGGCGCTGGAGAGCGCACTCAAGCTCAAGGAAACCAGTGGTCTGATGGCCGAAGCCTACAGTGCCGCCGAGTTTCTGCACGGTCCCGTGCGGGTCGTCGAGGCCGGTTTTCCCATTCTGGCCTTGCAGGCGCGTGACGAAACCGCCGCTTCGACCGCCGACGCTTACCGTGCGCTGAGTGAAAAAGCCGTGGAACTGCTGCTGGTGGGTGCCGAAGCACCGCTTCCTGCGCCGCTGCGCCTGATCACGCCTGCCAGCGGGCACGGCTGGACGGACACGCTGCCGTCTGCGCTGAGCGTGTACCTGCTGGCCGGACACCTGGCCCTCGCGCGTGGACTTGACCCCGACGCACCGCCCAGCCTGCGCAAAGTCACCCTGACCCGCTGA